From the Manis javanica isolate MJ-LG chromosome 11, MJ_LKY, whole genome shotgun sequence genome, one window contains:
- the LOC108410309 gene encoding olfactory receptor 52D1-like, translating to MLLSNNTNFHPSTFILLGIPGMEAVHTWLSVPFCLVYLNALLGNFSILFIIRTDSNLHEPMYFFLCMLSVADLIISTTALPKILSIFWFHDREIYFEACLVQVFLIHSLCSMASGFILAMAFDRYVAICNPLKHSTILTHRVIKNLGLAVVFRGALLFSPQPFMLWWLPYCRTNIIPHTYCEFMALIKLACAETRIYRTYSLTAAFLTGGLDFIFILCSYVVILYTVFRLPSKAARLKTLGTCGSHVCVILVAYTPAFFSFLTHRFGHHVAPHIHIFVANIYLLVPPMVNPMIYGIRTKRIRERFLQVLTPHKF from the coding sequence ATGTTATTGTCAAATAATACCAATTTCCATCCCAGTACTTTTATTCTCCTTGGCATTCCAGGGATGGAGGCTGTCCACACTTGGCTGTCAGTGCCCTTCTGTCTTGTTTACCTGAATGCTCTCCTGGGAAATTTCTCTATTCTATTTATTATCAGAACAGATTCCAACCTGCATgaacccatgtacttcttcctctgtaTGCTCTCTGTGGCTGACTTGATCATCTCCACTACTGCTCTGCCCAAAATCCTCAGCATTTTTTGGTTCCATGACAGGGAGATCTACTTTGAAGCCTGCCTTGTACAAGTATTTCTCATTCACTCACTATGCAGCATGGCCTCAGGGTTTATCTTGGCCATGGCCTTTGACCGGTATGTGGCAATCTGCAATCCTCTGAAACATTCTACCATCCTGACACACAGAGTCATCAAGAACTTGGGACTGGCTGTTGTCTTCCGTGGGGCTTTGCTCTTCAGCCCTCAACCCTTCATGCTTTGGTGGCTTCCTTACTGTAGAACAAATATCATCCCTCACACTTACTGTGAGTTTATGGCACTGATCAAGCTTGCTTGTGCAGAGACCAGAATCTACAGAACATACAGCTTAACTGCTGCCTTCCTTACTGGAGGTTTAGATTTCATAtttatcctttgttcttatgttgtCATCCTTTACACTGTGTTCCGTCTTCCATCCAAGGCTGCTCGGCTCAAGACCTTGGGCACTTGTGGATCCCATGTGTGTGTGATCCTAGTGGCCTATACTCCagcctttttctccttccttactCACAGGTTTGGGCACCATGTGGCTCCTCATATTCATATCTTTGTGGCTAACATCTACCTCCTTGTTCCACCCATGGTGAACCCAATGATCTACGGCATAAGAACCAAGAGAATCAGAGAACGGTTCCTCCAAGTTTTGACTCCTCACAAATTCTGA